One genomic window of Providencia hangzhouensis includes the following:
- a CDS encoding cell division protein ZapC, with amino-acid sequence MNIKPDDHWRWYFDHDHNRVMLDLANGMIFRSCFPAKMLTVFARNEMPFSIEDAGEYYLFDEQAKRLNITQEERAELVLNSLVAFRFLKPQMPKSWYFSSFHYINEPKQGQIIQVCLENTNHYSTFIIAEAGPSASLCLLAEPILELPDRTLRFCDPIKIMNDRMLEYSSKVKRQLYGNAI; translated from the coding sequence ATGAATATTAAACCTGATGATCATTGGCGTTGGTATTTTGATCATGACCATAATAGGGTGATGTTAGATCTCGCCAACGGCATGATATTTCGCTCATGTTTTCCTGCTAAGATGCTAACGGTTTTTGCTCGTAATGAGATGCCTTTTAGTATCGAAGATGCAGGTGAATATTATTTATTTGATGAGCAGGCTAAAAGGCTAAATATTACTCAAGAAGAAAGAGCTGAATTAGTCTTAAATAGTTTAGTTGCTTTTCGTTTTTTAAAGCCACAGATGCCAAAGAGTTGGTACTTTTCTTCATTTCACTATATTAATGAGCCTAAGCAGGGGCAAATAATTCAAGTGTGTTTAGAAAATACGAACCATTATTCCACATTTATTATTGCTGAGGCTGGCCCTTCTGCGAGTTTATGTTTATTAGCGGAACCAATTTTAGAATTACCCGATCGAACTTTACGATTTTGCGATCCAATTAAGATCATGAACGATCGCATGCTTGAATATTCATCTAAAGTGAAACGTCAATTATACGGTAATGCTATTTAA
- the pyrD gene encoding quinone-dependent dihydroorotate dehydrogenase: MLYHLARKALFQLDPEKAHELTFRQLQRLNHSPFQCLIRQSVATKPVQCMGLSFKNPLGLAAGLDKDGECIDAFGAMGFGFIEIGTVTPRPQSGNDKPRLFRLVEAEGLINRMGFNNKGVDNLVENVKKSNYGGVIGINIGKNKDTPVEQGKDDYLICMDKVYAHAGYIAINISSPNTPGLRTLQYGEALDDLLSSIKAKQLELQLQHQKYVPVAVKVAPDLSEEEIIQVSDSLVRHNIDGVIATNTTLDRSLVQGINHCNEAGGLSGRPVQLKSTQVIKIISRELNGKLPIIGVGGIDSLTAAREKMEAGASLIQIYSGFIYHGPKLIKDIVNHI, encoded by the coding sequence ATGTTATATCATCTTGCCCGCAAGGCACTGTTCCAGCTCGATCCTGAAAAAGCTCATGAATTGACTTTTCGTCAGCTTCAACGTTTGAACCATTCCCCTTTCCAATGTCTTATTCGCCAATCTGTTGCCACTAAACCCGTTCAATGCATGGGGCTTTCCTTTAAAAACCCACTAGGGCTCGCCGCGGGTTTAGATAAAGATGGTGAATGTATTGATGCATTTGGTGCAATGGGTTTTGGGTTTATAGAAATTGGTACGGTAACTCCTCGTCCACAGTCTGGTAATGACAAACCGCGGTTATTTCGACTTGTAGAAGCAGAAGGTTTAATTAACCGGATGGGTTTTAATAATAAAGGTGTCGATAACCTTGTTGAGAATGTTAAAAAATCGAATTACGGCGGAGTCATTGGTATCAATATTGGTAAAAATAAAGATACACCTGTTGAACAAGGTAAAGATGACTATTTAATTTGCATGGATAAGGTCTATGCTCATGCAGGTTATATTGCTATTAATATTTCCTCACCAAATACGCCAGGCTTGCGTACATTACAATATGGCGAAGCACTAGATGATTTATTAAGTAGTATAAAAGCAAAACAACTGGAATTACAATTACAGCACCAAAAATATGTACCTGTCGCTGTAAAGGTTGCGCCTGATTTATCTGAAGAGGAAATTATCCAAGTTTCAGATAGCCTAGTTAGGCATAATATTGATGGCGTTATTGCAACGAATACCACGCTAGATCGTTCTTTGGTTCAAGGGATAAATCATTGTAATGAGGCTGGTGGGTTAAGTGGCCGTCCTGTGCAATTAAAAAGTACACAAGTTATTAAGATTATTTCACGTGAGTTAAATGGAAAGCTGCCAATAATTGGAGTAGGTGGAATTGATTCCCTTACCGCGGCGCGTGAAAAAATGGAAGCGGGTGCCTCTTTAATTCAAATTTATTCTGGTTTTATTTATCATGGGCCAAAATTAATTAAAGATATTGTTAATCATATCTAG
- the pepN gene encoding aminopeptidase N produces the protein MTQLRQAKYRQDYQAPDYTITEIDLDFNLDPVKTVVTAISKVKRLNSQSSTLELNGEDLSLVSIEVDGKAWKNYKESEGKLIIESLPESFTLRIVNEISPEKNTALEGLYVSGEALCTQCEAEGFRHITYYQDRPDVLARYTTTITADKSRYPYLLSNGNRIAEGELEDGRHWVKWEDPFPKPSYLFALVAGDFDVLKDIFVTRSGREVALELFVDKGNLDRAPWAMQSLKNAMKWDEERFGLEYDLDIYMIVAVDFFNMGAMENKGLNVFNSKYVLAKSETATDKDYLNIESVIGHEYFHNWTGNRITCRDWFQLSLKEGLTVFRDQEFSSDLGSRSVNRINNVKVMRSAQFAEDASPMAHPIRPDKVIEMNNFYTLTVYEKGSEVIRMIHTLLGEEMFQAGIQLYVHRHDGSAATCDDFVQAMEDASNVDLSLFRRWYSQSGTPVLTVRDEYSPEKQQYTLHVSQMTPATADQAEKLPLHIPLDIELYDEQGGIITLKRDGSVVNSVLNITQETQTFVFDEVTSRPVPSLLREFSAPVKLDYNYTDEQLAFLMQHASNEFARWDAAQQLINNYVKINVAHYQNGEALVLPEPVVDAFRGVLLSDSIDPALVALILTLPSENELAELFTVIDPVAIHEVVNFIHHHLAVEMHDELLTVYRSINIDGYRVDHQDIAKRSLRNICLQYLAAGDDSELANKLVQEQYQSADNMTDSLAALTAANESQLACKEQLMADFDERWHHDGLVMDKWFTLQGANPAKEALANVRALLNHRSFSMSNPNRVRSLVGAFTAGNPVNFHAKDSSGYQFLYEILVDLNTRNPQVASRLIEPLIRLKRYDEQRQAQMRKVLEQLKALDNLSGDLFEKITKALES, from the coding sequence ATGACCCAGCTAAGACAAGCGAAATATCGTCAGGATTATCAAGCACCTGATTACACAATTACAGAAATTGACCTCGATTTTAATCTTGACCCAGTGAAGACAGTCGTTACCGCAATAAGCAAGGTAAAACGCCTTAACTCTCAGTCATCAACACTTGAACTCAATGGCGAAGATTTATCACTAGTCAGTATTGAAGTCGATGGCAAAGCGTGGAAAAACTATAAAGAATCTGAAGGTAAATTGATTATTGAATCATTACCTGAATCTTTTACACTGCGGATTGTGAATGAAATTAGCCCTGAAAAAAATACAGCGTTAGAAGGGCTATATGTTTCAGGTGAGGCGTTATGCACACAATGTGAAGCGGAAGGTTTCCGCCATATTACCTATTACCAAGACCGACCAGATGTGCTGGCTCGCTATACCACCACAATTACAGCGGATAAATCACGTTATCCTTATTTATTATCAAATGGTAACCGTATCGCAGAAGGTGAGTTAGAAGACGGCCGCCATTGGGTGAAATGGGAAGACCCATTCCCAAAACCAAGTTATTTATTTGCCTTAGTTGCAGGCGATTTTGACGTTTTAAAAGACATATTTGTCACTCGTAGTGGCCGTGAAGTTGCATTAGAACTTTTTGTCGATAAAGGTAATTTAGACCGTGCACCATGGGCAATGCAGTCCCTGAAAAATGCCATGAAATGGGATGAAGAACGCTTTGGTTTAGAGTATGACCTTGATATCTATATGATTGTTGCCGTTGATTTCTTCAACATGGGAGCCATGGAAAATAAAGGTTTGAATGTCTTTAACTCTAAATATGTTTTAGCTAAAAGTGAGACAGCGACGGATAAAGACTATCTGAATATCGAATCTGTGATTGGTCACGAATACTTCCATAACTGGACTGGTAACCGTATCACTTGCCGTGACTGGTTCCAATTGAGCTTAAAAGAAGGGTTAACTGTTTTCCGCGATCAAGAATTTAGCTCTGATTTAGGCTCTCGCTCTGTTAACCGTATCAACAATGTTAAAGTGATGCGTTCAGCCCAGTTTGCTGAAGATGCAAGCCCAATGGCGCATCCAATCCGTCCTGACAAAGTCATCGAAATGAACAATTTCTATACTTTAACAGTGTATGAAAAAGGGTCTGAAGTCATTCGCATGATCCATACGCTGCTCGGTGAGGAAATGTTCCAAGCGGGAATACAACTTTATGTTCATCGCCATGATGGCAGTGCGGCAACCTGTGACGATTTTGTGCAGGCGATGGAAGATGCGTCAAATGTTGATTTATCACTATTTCGTCGTTGGTATAGCCAATCAGGGACGCCAGTTTTAACTGTGCGTGATGAATATTCACCAGAAAAACAGCAATATACGCTACATGTTAGCCAAATGACACCAGCTACAGCGGATCAAGCTGAAAAGCTGCCATTACATATCCCATTGGATATTGAGCTCTATGATGAGCAAGGTGGAATTATTACGCTAAAACGTGATGGTAGTGTGGTAAATTCAGTGCTAAACATTACGCAAGAAACTCAAACGTTTGTTTTTGATGAGGTGACAAGTCGCCCAGTTCCCTCCTTATTGCGTGAGTTTTCAGCCCCTGTAAAATTAGATTACAACTACACAGATGAGCAATTAGCTTTCTTGATGCAGCATGCAAGCAATGAATTTGCTCGTTGGGATGCTGCTCAGCAACTCATTAATAATTATGTAAAAATTAACGTGGCTCACTATCAAAATGGTGAGGCTTTAGTTTTACCTGAGCCAGTAGTTGATGCTTTTCGCGGTGTATTATTAAGTGATTCGATTGACCCTGCGTTAGTCGCCTTGATCTTAACGTTGCCTTCCGAAAATGAGCTTGCAGAATTATTTACGGTTATTGACCCGGTAGCGATCCACGAAGTGGTGAATTTTATCCATCATCATTTAGCAGTAGAAATGCATGATGAGCTTCTCACCGTTTATCGCTCCATTAATATTGATGGCTATCGTGTTGATCACCAAGATATTGCTAAACGTTCATTGCGTAATATTTGCCTGCAATATTTAGCTGCGGGTGATGATAGTGAGCTGGCGAACAAATTAGTGCAGGAACAATACCAATCTGCCGATAACATGACGGATTCGCTGGCCGCATTGACCGCAGCAAATGAATCACAGTTAGCTTGTAAAGAACAGTTAATGGCAGACTTTGATGAGCGTTGGCACCATGACGGGTTAGTCATGGATAAGTGGTTTACATTGCAAGGGGCGAACCCTGCAAAAGAAGCGCTTGCCAATGTACGTGCATTATTGAATCACCGCTCATTTAGTATGAGTAACCCGAACCGTGTTCGCTCACTTGTCGGTGCTTTCACAGCAGGGAATCCCGTTAATTTCCATGCGAAAGATAGCAGTGGTTACCAATTCCTGTATGAAATTTTAGTCGATCTGAATACACGTAACCCGCAAGTGGCTTCGAGGCTGATCGAGCCGTTGATCCGTTTAAAACGTTATGATGAACAGCGCCAAGCACAGATGCGCAAAGTGCTTGAGCAATTGAAAGCGCTCGATAACCTTTCTGGTGATCTATTTGAAAAAATTACCAAAGCGTTAGAAAGCTGA
- the pncB gene encoding nicotinate phosphoribosyltransferase, producing MNLDATPIITSLLDTDAYKLHMQQAVFHRYHQVPVVAEFRCRSSEILGAYANEIRQQIQLMANLSLSDNELNFLRRLPFFQEDYLTWLKSFRFNPEQVVVSTTDEGQLAIRISGPWREVIMWEVPLLALVSEIIQKDRHPNIHPDDAVQQLKKLLNVFYQQADEHQLDLSNFKLMDFGTRRRFSYDVQSAIVSMLKQEFPYLVGTSNYKLAHELNLAPVGTQAHEWFQAHQQISPELANSQREALQSWLDEYPNHLGVALTDCITMDAFLRDFDANFANRYQGLRHDSGDPIEWGEKAIAHYQKLGIDPMSKTLVFSDSLDLQKALELYRYFHQRINLVFGIGTRLTCNIPNVTPLNIVIKLVECNGKPVAKLSDSPGKTICEDDEFVNQLRKAFDLPKMEKAS from the coding sequence ATGAATTTAGACGCTACACCAATTATTACATCACTGCTTGATACCGATGCTTACAAGCTTCATATGCAGCAGGCCGTTTTCCACCGTTACCACCAGGTACCGGTTGTCGCTGAGTTCCGCTGTCGTAGCAGTGAGATCTTAGGTGCTTACGCCAATGAAATCAGGCAACAAATTCAGTTGATGGCTAACTTATCACTTTCTGATAATGAACTGAATTTTCTCCGCCGCTTACCTTTCTTCCAAGAAGACTATCTTACGTGGTTAAAATCATTCCGCTTTAACCCTGAACAAGTCGTTGTCAGTACCACCGACGAAGGCCAATTGGCTATTCGCATTAGTGGGCCTTGGCGTGAAGTGATCATGTGGGAGGTACCACTCCTTGCATTGGTCAGTGAAATCATCCAAAAAGATAGGCACCCAAACATTCATCCTGATGATGCTGTTCAGCAACTTAAAAAGCTGTTAAATGTTTTTTATCAACAAGCTGATGAGCACCAACTCGACTTGTCTAATTTTAAGCTAATGGACTTCGGGACACGCCGCCGTTTTTCCTACGATGTGCAATCCGCCATTGTTTCGATGCTTAAACAAGAATTTCCTTATCTTGTGGGGACTAGCAATTACAAACTTGCTCACGAGTTAAACTTAGCCCCTGTTGGCACACAAGCCCATGAGTGGTTCCAAGCCCACCAGCAAATCAGCCCTGAATTGGCAAATAGCCAACGCGAGGCATTGCAGAGCTGGCTAGATGAATACCCTAATCACTTAGGTGTCGCATTAACTGACTGTATCACCATGGATGCCTTTTTGCGTGATTTTGATGCTAACTTTGCGAACCGCTACCAAGGGTTGCGTCATGATTCAGGGGACCCGATCGAATGGGGCGAAAAAGCCATTGCTCATTACCAAAAATTGGGTATCGACCCTATGAGCAAAACACTGGTGTTCTCTGACAGCTTAGACTTACAAAAAGCACTTGAATTATATCGTTATTTCCACCAACGGATTAACCTTGTTTTTGGTATCGGCACTCGTCTAACCTGCAATATTCCCAATGTTACACCGCTAAATATTGTGATCAAATTGGTAGAGTGCAATGGTAAGCCTGTCGCTAAGCTCTCAGATAGCCCAGGAAAAACCATTTGTGAAGATGATGAGTTCGTCAATCAACTCAGAAAAGCGTTCGACCTCCCTAAAATGGAAAAAGCCAGCTAA
- the asnS gene encoding asparagine--tRNA ligase encodes MIVAPVVDVLQGRVAVGTEVTVQGWVRTRRDSNAGFSFLAVYDGSCFNPLQAIINNNLPNYNDEVLHLTTGCSVEVTGTVKESPGQGQSFELEATAVKVVGWVEDPDTYPMAAKRHSVEFLREAAHLRPRTNLIGAVARVRHTLAQAIHRFFDEQGYFWVSTPVITASDTEGAGEMFRVSTLDYNNLPRDDKGEVDFSEDFFGREAFLTVSGQLNGEAYATAISKVYTFGPTFRAENSNTSRHLAEFWMVEPEVAFASLDDVAGLAEKMLKFAFKAALEERRDDLEFFAQRVDKDVINRLESFVNSDFAQVDYTDAIKILETCGQKFENPVYWGVDMSSEHERYLAEQHFKAPVVVKNYPKDIKAFYMRLNEDGKTVAAMDVLAPGIGEIIGGSQREERLDMLDARLEEMGMNKEDYWWYRDLRRYGTVPHSGFGLGFERLVAYVTGVGNVREVIPFPRTPRNAAF; translated from the coding sequence ATGATAGTAGCGCCTGTAGTCGACGTACTGCAAGGCCGAGTGGCGGTAGGCACAGAAGTCACCGTTCAAGGCTGGGTACGTACAAGGAGAGATTCAAATGCTGGTTTTTCTTTCCTCGCCGTTTATGACGGTTCTTGCTTTAATCCGTTACAGGCTATCATTAATAATAATTTACCGAATTATAATGACGAAGTCCTGCACCTAACAACGGGTTGTTCTGTTGAAGTTACGGGTACCGTAAAAGAATCCCCAGGCCAAGGTCAATCATTTGAGCTTGAAGCCACTGCTGTAAAAGTTGTTGGTTGGGTTGAAGACCCTGACACCTACCCAATGGCAGCGAAGCGTCATAGTGTTGAGTTTTTACGTGAAGCCGCACACTTGCGCCCACGTACTAACTTAATTGGTGCCGTTGCACGTGTGCGTCATACTTTAGCGCAAGCTATCCACCGTTTCTTTGATGAGCAAGGCTACTTCTGGGTTTCAACTCCAGTGATCACTGCCTCAGACACCGAAGGCGCGGGGGAAATGTTCCGTGTTTCTACATTGGATTACAATAACCTGCCACGTGATGACAAAGGTGAAGTCGATTTCAGCGAAGATTTCTTTGGTCGCGAAGCTTTCTTAACCGTTTCAGGCCAACTGAACGGTGAAGCCTATGCAACAGCGATTAGCAAAGTTTACACTTTCGGCCCAACCTTCCGTGCTGAAAACTCAAATACTAGCCGTCACTTAGCTGAATTCTGGATGGTCGAACCTGAAGTGGCATTTGCTTCTTTAGATGATGTCGCAGGCCTTGCAGAAAAAATGCTGAAATTCGCCTTCAAAGCCGCTCTTGAAGAACGCCGTGATGACTTAGAATTCTTTGCACAACGTGTTGATAAAGACGTTATCAACCGCTTAGAAAGCTTTGTTAACTCAGACTTTGCACAAGTTGATTACACGGATGCCATTAAAATCCTAGAAACTTGTGGTCAAAAATTCGAAAACCCAGTTTATTGGGGTGTCGATATGTCGTCTGAGCACGAGCGTTACCTTGCTGAGCAACACTTTAAAGCCCCTGTGGTTGTGAAAAACTACCCGAAAGACATCAAAGCTTTCTATATGCGCCTCAATGAAGATGGCAAAACTGTTGCTGCGATGGATGTATTAGCACCGGGTATTGGTGAAATCATCGGTGGCTCACAGCGTGAAGAACGTCTTGATATGCTAGATGCCCGCCTTGAAGAAATGGGTATGAATAAAGAAGATTACTGGTGGTACCGTGATCTGCGCCGTTATGGTACCGTTCCTCACTCAGGTTTCGGCCTTGGTTTTGAGCGTTTAGTGGCTTACGTCACTGGTGTGGGTAACGTACGTGAAGTGATTCCATTCCCACGTACCCCAAGAAATGCAGCGTTCTAA
- a CDS encoding porin yields MMKRNILAMVIPALLAAGAANAAEVYNKDGNKLDVYGKVDVRHYFADNKKVTSTDRAKSQDGDDSRVRLGLKGDTQITDQLTGFGRFEWETKTNKTEGNNDNKNRLAYAGLKFADFGSIDYGRNYGVIYDTNAWTDVMPLWGGDTMAQSDTFMTSRNRNLLTYRNNNAFGYVDGLSFALQYQGKNGDQNKSGGKEAWENNGDGYGLSLAYDLGWGVTLGGGYSNSARTASQKVSEADGKRAQAWNVGGKFDANNVYLAAMYGQTLNTTHYGVDDEIANKTENVELVAQYLFDFGLKPSLGYNQSKGKSLRNGDAGNNDLVKYISVGSYYYFNKNMSAVVDYKINLLDKNDFTKSAGISTDNVVGLGLIYQF; encoded by the coding sequence ATGATGAAACGCAATATTCTTGCAATGGTTATCCCAGCTCTGTTAGCTGCTGGTGCAGCAAACGCAGCTGAAGTATACAACAAAGACGGCAACAAATTAGACGTTTACGGTAAAGTTGACGTTCGTCACTACTTTGCTGACAACAAAAAAGTGACCAGCACTGATCGTGCTAAAAGCCAAGATGGTGATGACTCACGTGTTCGTTTAGGTCTGAAAGGTGATACTCAAATCACTGATCAACTGACTGGTTTTGGTCGTTTCGAGTGGGAAACTAAAACTAACAAAACTGAAGGCAATAACGACAATAAAAATCGTTTAGCTTACGCGGGTCTGAAATTTGCTGATTTCGGTTCAATCGATTACGGCCGTAACTACGGTGTTATCTATGACACGAACGCATGGACCGACGTTATGCCTTTATGGGGCGGCGACACTATGGCTCAGTCTGACACATTCATGACTAGCCGTAACCGTAACCTGTTAACTTACCGTAACAACAATGCTTTCGGTTATGTTGATGGCCTGAGCTTCGCTCTGCAATATCAAGGTAAAAATGGCGACCAGAATAAATCTGGCGGTAAAGAAGCCTGGGAAAACAATGGCGATGGCTATGGTTTATCTTTAGCTTATGACTTAGGTTGGGGTGTAACTCTGGGTGGTGGTTATTCAAACTCAGCTCGCACAGCATCACAAAAAGTTTCTGAAGCAGATGGCAAGCGTGCACAAGCTTGGAACGTTGGCGGTAAATTCGACGCTAACAATGTTTACTTAGCAGCTATGTACGGTCAAACACTAAACACTACACACTATGGTGTTGATGATGAAATTGCTAACAAAACTGAAAACGTTGAGTTAGTTGCACAATACCTATTCGACTTCGGCCTGAAACCATCTTTAGGTTATAACCAATCTAAAGGTAAATCATTACGTAATGGTGATGCAGGTAATAATGACCTAGTTAAATATATTTCTGTAGGTTCTTACTACTACTTCAACAAAAACATGTCTGCAGTTGTTGATTACAAAATCAATCTGTTAGATAAAAATGACTTTACTAAATCAGCTGGTATCAGCACTGATAACGTAGTTGGTTTAGGCCTGATCTACCAATTCTAA
- a CDS encoding amino acid aminotransferase: MFEKITSAPADPILGLADSFRADPRDNKINLGIGVYKDESGKTPVLDTVKKAEKFLLDNENTKNYLAISGMPEFGRVTQELLFGAQHEIVTSKRARTAQAPGGTGALRIAADFIAKQTNAKRVWISNPTWPNHKNIFEAAGLEVLTYNYYDAANHGMDFDGMLNSLSSAVAGDVIVLHGCCHNPTGIDPTAEQWTKLAALCAEKGLLPVFDFAYQGFAKGLDEDAEGLRIFTKNNPEMIVASSFSKNFGLYNERVGACTIIAKDSDNAERAFSQAKAVIRANYSNPPAHGAAVVTTILSDDVLKAEWIQELTAMRERIKRMRQLLVKTLEEKGAKQDFSFIINQNGMFSFSGLTKEQVERLRSEFGIYAVSSGRINVAGLTLENMVPLCDAIVKVL; the protein is encoded by the coding sequence ATGTTTGAAAAAATTACTTCTGCCCCTGCTGACCCAATCTTAGGTCTTGCTGATAGTTTCCGTGCTGATCCCCGCGATAATAAAATCAACTTAGGTATTGGCGTCTATAAAGACGAATCAGGGAAAACCCCTGTGCTTGATACCGTTAAAAAAGCAGAAAAATTCCTGCTGGATAACGAAAACACCAAAAACTATCTTGCGATTAGCGGAATGCCAGAGTTCGGCCGTGTAACACAAGAACTGTTATTCGGTGCACAACATGAAATTGTCACCTCAAAACGTGCACGTACAGCGCAAGCACCCGGCGGTACTGGTGCCCTGCGTATCGCAGCTGATTTTATTGCGAAGCAAACTAATGCAAAACGCGTTTGGATCAGCAACCCAACTTGGCCTAATCACAAAAATATTTTTGAAGCGGCTGGCTTAGAAGTGCTGACCTACAATTACTATGATGCAGCCAACCACGGTATGGATTTCGACGGTATGCTTAACAGCCTGTCATCCGCTGTTGCTGGCGATGTGATTGTTCTACACGGTTGCTGCCATAACCCAACGGGTATTGACCCAACTGCTGAGCAATGGACAAAGCTGGCGGCATTATGTGCGGAAAAAGGTTTATTGCCGGTTTTTGACTTTGCTTACCAAGGTTTCGCAAAAGGCTTAGATGAAGATGCCGAAGGCCTGCGTATTTTCACCAAAAACAACCCTGAAATGATTGTGGCGAGCTCATTCTCTAAAAACTTCGGTCTATACAATGAGCGTGTTGGTGCTTGTACAATCATTGCCAAAGACAGTGACAACGCAGAGCGTGCATTTAGTCAAGCGAAAGCGGTTATTCGTGCCAACTACTCAAACCCACCAGCGCACGGTGCTGCAGTGGTAACAACCATCCTTTCTGATGACGTATTAAAAGCTGAGTGGATCCAAGAGTTAACCGCAATGCGTGAGCGTATTAAACGCATGCGCCAACTGTTAGTGAAAACATTGGAAGAAAAAGGCGCTAAACAGGACTTTAGCTTCATTATCAACCAAAACGGTATGTTCTCCTTCAGTGGCCTAACAAAAGAGCAGGTAGAGCGTCTACGTAGCGAATTTGGTATCTATGCCGTAAGCTCTGGCCGTATTAACGTGGCAGGCTTAACATTAGAGAACATGGTTCCATTATGTGATGCCATCGTTAAAGTGCTGTAA
- a CDS encoding MBL fold metallo-hydrolase has product MKYTIIPVTPFMQNCQVIWDENTLDAVVVDPGGEAEKLISAIENLGLKLTKILLTHGHSDHIGASATLSKHFSVPIYGPQKEDAFWIENLAEQNAMFYIGECPDFTPDYWLEEGDKVTCGNITFDVLHCPGHTPGHIIFVNHADKLISMGDVLFKGGVGRSDFPRGNHQDLISSIKNKVLPLGDDYQFIPGHGPMSNLGFERKTNPFLQDELPVW; this is encoded by the coding sequence ATGAAATATACTATTATCCCAGTAACACCGTTTATGCAAAACTGCCAAGTTATTTGGGATGAAAATACGTTAGATGCAGTTGTTGTTGACCCCGGTGGAGAAGCAGAGAAGTTAATTTCTGCTATTGAAAACCTTGGGCTGAAGTTAACTAAAATTCTGTTAACGCATGGTCATTCTGATCATATCGGTGCATCGGCTACCCTTTCTAAGCACTTTTCAGTGCCTATTTATGGTCCACAAAAAGAAGACGCCTTTTGGATTGAAAACCTCGCAGAGCAAAATGCAATGTTTTATATAGGCGAATGCCCTGACTTCACACCAGATTACTGGTTAGAAGAAGGGGACAAGGTGACTTGTGGCAATATTACATTTGATGTACTGCATTGTCCTGGCCATACGCCCGGTCATATTATTTTTGTGAACCATGCTGATAAATTAATTTCCATGGGTGATGTATTATTCAAAGGTGGTGTTGGTCGTAGTGACTTCCCACGAGGTAATCATCAAGATTTAATTTCATCAATTAAAAACAAAGTATTACCGCTTGGCGATGATTATCAATTTATTCCTGGTCATGGGCCGATGTCTAATCTCGGTTTTGAGCGGAAAACAAATCCTTTCTTACAAGATGAGTTACCTGTTTGGTAA
- a CDS encoding YcbK family protein translates to MDIIDQSRRKWLGIGAATIGLSLLPSHVFAAMTTPRPRILRFQNINTGESLKTEFFDGRRYNKSELARLNHFFRDYRCDKVKTIDPKLFDQIYLLQMMMGTNKPVQLISGYRSLETNNKLRSKSSGVAKKSYHTRGQAMDFHIEGLQLSNIRKAALKMKAGGVGYYPRSNFIHIDTGPARTW, encoded by the coding sequence ATGGATATAATTGATCAATCCCGCAGAAAGTGGCTAGGTATTGGGGCTGCAACGATTGGCCTTAGTTTATTACCAAGCCATGTCTTTGCTGCAATGACGACCCCTCGACCACGGATTTTGCGTTTTCAAAATATTAATACAGGCGAATCGTTAAAAACCGAATTTTTTGACGGGCGCCGTTATAATAAGTCTGAACTAGCACGTTTAAATCATTTTTTCCGTGACTACCGTTGCGACAAAGTGAAAACTATTGACCCAAAACTGTTTGACCAAATCTATTTATTACAAATGATGATGGGAACAAACAAACCTGTCCAACTGATCTCTGGTTATCGTTCTTTAGAGACTAATAATAAATTACGTAGTAAAAGTTCTGGGGTGGCAAAGAAAAGCTACCACACACGCGGGCAGGCGATGGATTTCCATATCGAAGGGTTACAATTGAGTAATATCCGTAAAGCTGCGCTGAAAATGAAAGCAGGTGGTGTTGGTTATTATCCTCGAAGCAATTTTATACATATTGATACAGGGCCTGCAAGAACATGGTAA